The region CTTCTTCAACGAAATAATCTTGCCGGCCTAACTTATAGATATCTTTTTTCGCACCTGTAACCAAATGCCATTTATGTGACAAAACCCCTTTGTTTTCGGCATATTCTTTTAACACAGGCACAGAATCTTTTTCGGGTGTCACAGAATGGGATAACAACAGTATCTCATCATCTGCTACAAATGCATCTTGCAATAGCATCATGTTACTGGCCATCCGGGGACAAAGACCAGGGCAAGAGGTAAAGAAAAAATCTGCGACATATATCTTGCCCTCAAAATCTTTTTCTGTAACCGTTTCGCCCTCTTGATTAACAAGCTTGAAAGGCGAAATACGATGAAAGCGCTCCAGTGCTGCATCATCAGGGGAAATCCAATGCGGCGTAAACGTCGCCTCACTGTAAAAGGGAAGGGATTCAACCCTGCTGTTGTTGGGCTCGGACTCATTACACCCCGCCCAAAACATTATTATCAATAAAAGAAAACAGTTAATTTTCATATTGAATATCCTCATCTTCCAGGCCATAGCAAAGCGCTGCTTTTTTTAATCCAAAAATTCTACCTTCCCTCGCTTCATAGTTAGCATACATGTCTCCATTTTTCCTGAAGGCCTGTTGAATGCCCTGTTCTTTCCCCATGTTGAGGTTCAGCTTTTTATAGATCTCTCCCGTCCGATACCATAGTGTTTGTTCTCCGTGTGTCTTTCCCAAATGATAGTTTAGCTGCGAAACCAGGGTATGACTCACATCCGAAGACCACCTTTTTTTCTCTCCATGAAGTTTTCCATTTTGGTAATTTGCCACCTGCTTTAAATGCCCATCCGGATACCATTTAGCAGCCTGACCTTCTCTTTTCCCATTCAGGATTCCCGTCTTTTCTTTTGGTGTATTGTCTTGATACTGCACTACCATATAGCCTGAATAGCGGTGACCATTCAATGTCCACAGTGATGTCTTATTATTGTAGACCAACAGCGATTTATCAACAGCTGTATCGGGTATCGCTACGGTAGCCTCAATCGAATCAGGAATTTGCAAAGTGCTCGCGGCTTTCCCATCTGCACACGCCCCAATCAGTACACTTAACAACAATACGAATGGCGTAATAGACTTCATCTGTTTATATATAGAAAAGGAATTAGGCTAACTTTTGCGGTCTAATAAAACCTGACAACTGCCTTTTGCCGGGAAAGCAGTTGTCAGGTTTTATTATAAGATCTGACTTGGCGTGCCTTGCAAATCCACGCCAAAAAGGACGATGATAGATCCTATATAAAATTCATTGATGATGTGATAATGGTAAATTTCTTCTCCATTAC is a window of Bacteroidota bacterium DNA encoding:
- a CDS encoding SCO family protein, which produces MKINCFLLLIIMFWAGCNESEPNNSRVESLPFYSEATFTPHWISPDDAALERFHRISPFKLVNQEGETVTEKDFEGKIYVADFFFTSCPGLCPRMASNMMLLQDAFVADDEILLLSHSVTPEKDSVPVLKEYAENKGVLSHKWHLVTGAKKDIYKLGRQDYFVEEDLGENKSEDDFLHTENFVLVDKNRHIRGVYNGLNKTAINQLISDIETLKKEG
- a CDS encoding membrane-binding protein, producing MKSITPFVLLLSVLIGACADGKAASTLQIPDSIEATVAIPDTAVDKSLLVYNNKTSLWTLNGHRYSGYMVVQYQDNTPKEKTGILNGKREGQAAKWYPDGHLKQVANYQNGKLHGEKKRWSSDVSHTLVSQLNYHLGKTHGEQTLWYRTGEIYKKLNLNMGKEQGIQQAFRKNGDMYANYEAREGRIFGLKKAALCYGLEDEDIQYEN